ATACCTTGTGCTTCTTTCGCCTTACCAATCTCTTGCACCAACATTCCTCGCTCGTTAATCAGCTTTAACATCTCTAAATTCAACTCGTCTACTCTCTCTCTTAATGCATCTAGTTCAGCATTACTCATCTTTCTCATCCTTTCGAATATTAATAAATAATAGAGGTTGTTTAAAAAGTTCTACCACATGGTTATCGGAGATGAAGCTCTTCATTTTATTCACCATCCTTATTCCAAAACTTTTTGAACACGTATTTTAATTAGGGTTAATTATAAGGGATTCAAGATCAAATGTCACGAAAAATTATTTCATCACTAAAACGCTTTTAAGTACTAAAGTTTTTGTTAGAAGTTTTTCTTCTCTAATATAGTTTTACTTTATGATTCTTTAATGAAGAGGGTGTATTCATTTGAAAAGTTCTGAACCTTTTTTTTTCATTAGATATCGGAACAAGAACTGTAATTGGTCTTTTACTATCAAAAAGCAACGATCACTATCATGTTGAAGATATCGTAATCGAGGAGCATGAGGAACGAGCAATGTTAGATGGACAAATTCATAATGTAATTAGTGTAGCCGAAGTCATTTCCAAAGTGAAGAACAAGCTAGAAAAAAAACATGGTCCTCTTAAAAAGGCGTGTATTGCAGCAGCAGGACGTTCCTTAAAAACGGTAAATGCCTCATCAGAAATATCGATTCAAGGAAAGCCTTTTGTAACAAAAGAAGATATCATTCACTTGGAACTTAGTGCGGTTCAAGAAGCACAAATACAGCTTTCCGTATCAGAGGATGCTAATAGCTCCAACCAATATGACTGTGTAGGGTATTCTGTATTACATTACAAACTAGATAATCATGAAATTGGCCATTTAATTGATCAACAAGGAAAAAACGCTTCTGTTGATGTTATCGCTACCTTCTTACCGAAAGTTGTCGTTGAATCTTTACTGTCAGCCTTAAAACGAGCTGATCTTGAAATGCGATCACTGACATTAGAACCAATTGCCGCTATCAATGTACTCACTCGTCCTAACATGCGCCACTTAAACATAGCCCTTGTTGATATTGGGGCAGGCACATCTGATATTGCCATTACAAATGAAGGAACCGTCGTGTCATATGGAATGGTCCCTATCGCAGGTGATGAAATAACAGAAGTGATTTCAGAAGAATATTTACTAGACTTTTCAATAGCCGAAAAGGCAAAACGAGAGTTATTAAAAAAAGACGAAGTAGTCGTCACAGACATTTTAGGAGTTGAAACAAAAATAACACAAAAAGAGATGATTGATATCATAAGGCCCGCTACAAAAAATTTAGCCAACCAGCTTAAAGAACATATTTTAATGTTAAATAACGGACAAATACCTAAAGCCATAATGCTTGTTGGCGGAGGAAGCTTGACACCTGAGATTGACCTTCATTTAAGTCAAGAATTTGATTTACCCCATAATCGTATCGCTATTAGAGGAGTTGAAGCTATTCAAAAACTAACTATAAAAGAAGAACTAACCTTTGGGCCAGAAATAATTACCCCTATTGGAATTGCGATTTCTTCAACTACTAATCCTATTCAATACATTTATGTTAAAGTCAACGAAACACCCATGAGGCTTTTTCAAATAAAACCATTGACCGTTGGTGATGTTCTCCTATCAGCTGGAGTAATAATCAATGATTTATACGGGAAACCAGCCCGTATTAAAACCGTCACTGTCAATGGAAAAACAACTCATATACCTGGAGAGAAAGGAGACAATCCATTCATCCTTAAAAATGGTCATACAACTTCTCTTAAAGAACTTATATCTAGTGGAGATCATATTGAGTATGAAAAAGGGGCCGATGGGAAGGAGAGCAAAATAAAAGTAAAAGAACTTGTCCATTTAAAAGAAAAAAAATCATTTGTTTTTAATGACCAAACTCATTTGATCGAGACATCCATAAAAGTAAACGGTAAAAAAGTTGATTATCACTATGTAATTGATGATAACGATGTCATTATTAGTTATACACCGTCATCTATTCGCCAAGTGTTACTCTCTTTAGGAAAAGAACAGTTGATTAAAAACATAAAACCTTTTATTGTTCTACTCAATGGTAAGCCTATTGAATGTAAAGATTTTGGCGCTCAGTTATATCATAATGGTGTGATTGCAAATTTAGATTCAA
This portion of the Bacillus carboniphilus genome encodes:
- a CDS encoding cell division protein FtsA — protein: MGTRTVIGLLLSKSNDHYHVEDIVIEEHEERAMLDGQIHNVISVAEVISKVKNKLEKKHGPLKKACIAAAGRSLKTVNASSEISIQGKPFVTKEDIIHLELSAVQEAQIQLSVSEDANSSNQYDCVGYSVLHYKLDNHEIGHLIDQQGKNASVDVIATFLPKVVVESLLSALKRADLEMRSLTLEPIAAINVLTRPNMRHLNIALVDIGAGTSDIAITNEGTVVSYGMVPIAGDEITEVISEEYLLDFSIAEKAKRELLKKDEVVVTDILGVETKITQKEMIDIIRPATKNLANQLKEHILMLNNGQIPKAIMLVGGGSLTPEIDLHLSQEFDLPHNRIAIRGVEAIQKLTIKEELTFGPEIITPIGIAISSTTNPIQYIYVKVNETPMRLFQIKPLTVGDVLLSAGVIINDLYGKPARIKTVTVNGKTTHIPGEKGDNPFILKNGHTTSLKELISSGDHIEYEKGADGKESKIKVKELVHLKEKKSFVFNDQTHLIETSIKVNGKKVDYHYVIDDNDVIISYTPSSIRQVLLSLGKEQLIKNIKPFIVLLNGKPIECKDFGAQLYHNGVIANLDSNMKDGDVLTFETFKKPALSAWLKAIGIESHKKVPIIFNDKKIILKKPILLFYKQNQLIKESDSLFNGDSIVMKKLAPSSFIFQDLFKQIDLDIPKDGRKNFKLTKNGKETTFDEKINENDRLKIEWF